CGCCGTGCTCTTCGGCGCCGTGGGCGGGCCGAAGTGGGACGACCCGCGTGCCAAAGTGCGTCCGGAGCAGGGCTTGCTGGCGCTGCGCCGCGGCCTCGGCCTCTTCGCCAACCTGCGGCCTGTGAAGGTACACCCGCTGATGCAGAACGCCAGCACGCTCAAGCCCGACGTGCTCGCCGGGGTGGATATGGTCGTAGTGCGCGAGCTGACCGGCGGGCTCTACTTTGGCAAGCCGCAGAAGCGCTA
This region of Dehalococcoidia bacterium genomic DNA includes:
- a CDS encoding isocitrate/isopropylmalate family dehydrogenase, encoding MATFKVAVIPGDGIGPEVCAEGVKVLRAVEKRFGHHFELAEGLCGGAAIDKAGVAILPETLALAKQSDAVLFGAVGGPKWDDPRAKVRPEQGLLALRRGLGLFANLRPVKVHPLMQNASTLKPDVLAGVDMVVVRELTGGLYFGKPQKR